The following coding sequences are from one Tistrella mobilis window:
- a CDS encoding MarR family winged helix-turn-helix transcriptional regulator yields MDHVDRILDQWHRERPDLDLGPMGLIGRLTRLMTHLMREMEKTFATHGLAYPSFDVLATLRRSGPPYALSPGDLMATTMVASGTMTNRIDQLEKSGLVQRRPNPQDGRSVLIALTDQGRRVIDAAVADHVLTQKRLVGHLSAAEQAALDTLLRDFLAGLDPAS; encoded by the coding sequence ATGGATCACGTCGACCGCATTCTCGATCAATGGCACCGCGAACGGCCCGATCTCGATCTCGGGCCGATGGGGCTGATCGGCCGTCTCACCCGCCTGATGACCCATCTGATGCGGGAGATGGAGAAGACCTTCGCCACCCATGGCCTCGCCTATCCCAGCTTCGACGTGCTGGCGACCCTGCGCCGCTCAGGCCCCCCTTACGCGCTCAGCCCGGGCGATCTGATGGCGACCACCATGGTCGCCTCGGGCACCATGACCAACCGCATCGACCAGCTGGAAAAATCCGGGCTGGTGCAGCGCCGGCCCAATCCGCAGGATGGACGCAGTGTGCTCATCGCCCTCACCGATCAGGGCCGGCGGGTCATCGATGCCGCGGTCGCCGATCATGTCCTGACCCAGAAGCGGCTGGTCGGCCATCTGTCGGCGGCGGAACAGGCGGCACTCGATACCCTGCTGCGCGATTTTCTCGCCGGGCTCGATCCGGCTTCCTGA
- a CDS encoding helix-turn-helix domain-containing protein has product MEETPDIPSIDDRLARRLKGLRLAAGWSLDDLAARAGVSRASLSRIENAEVSATAAVLGRLAAAHGLPMSRLIALAEEDFTARLRPADQPVWTDPATGFRRRQLSPPAATLGGEVLDCELPPATRIDYDQPPRPGLEHHLVLMTGRLRVTVEGTPHDLMPGDCLRYRLHGASRFETTPAEGARYHLFIL; this is encoded by the coding sequence ATGGAAGAAACACCCGACATCCCCAGCATCGACGATCGTCTGGCCCGCCGGCTCAAAGGGCTGCGGCTGGCGGCCGGCTGGTCGCTGGATGATCTGGCGGCCCGCGCCGGGGTCAGCCGGGCCAGCCTGTCGCGGATCGAGAATGCCGAGGTCAGCGCCACCGCCGCGGTTCTGGGCCGGCTCGCCGCCGCCCATGGGCTCCCCATGTCGCGGCTGATCGCGCTGGCCGAAGAGGATTTCACCGCCCGGCTGCGACCGGCCGACCAGCCGGTCTGGACCGACCCCGCCACCGGTTTCCGCCGCCGCCAGCTCTCACCACCCGCCGCGACGCTCGGCGGCGAGGTGCTGGACTGCGAGCTGCCGCCGGCGACGCGGATCGATTACGACCAGCCGCCGCGCCCGGGGCTGGAGCATCACCTTGTGCTGATGACAGGCCGGCTCCGGGTCACGGTCGAGGGGACGCCCCATGACCTCATGCCCGGCGACTGCCTGCGCTACCGCCTGCACGGCGCCAGCCGCTTCGAGACGACACCGGCCGAGGGCGCCCGCTATCACCTCTTCATCCTCTGA